One Arthrobacter sp. StoSoilB19 DNA window includes the following coding sequences:
- a CDS encoding peptidylprolyl isomerase, with product MTAIATAKATIHTSLGDIVVNLFGNHAPKTVKNFVGLATGEQAWTHPETGEDKTGTPLYNGTIFHRIIKDFMIQAGDPLGRGTGGPGYRFDDEIHPELSFNQPYKLAMANAGIQMGKGTNGSQFFITTIPTDWLQGKHTIFGEVADEESRKVVDAIEGVRTGMGDRPVEDVTINSIDIEQL from the coding sequence ATGACTGCCATCGCAACTGCAAAAGCAACCATCCACACCAGCCTCGGCGACATCGTGGTTAACCTCTTCGGCAACCACGCGCCCAAGACTGTCAAGAACTTCGTTGGCCTTGCCACGGGTGAACAGGCATGGACCCACCCGGAAACCGGCGAGGACAAGACCGGCACCCCGCTCTACAACGGAACCATCTTCCACCGCATCATCAAGGACTTCATGATCCAGGCGGGCGACCCCCTGGGCCGTGGAACCGGTGGCCCCGGCTACCGCTTCGACGACGAAATCCACCCGGAGCTGAGCTTCAACCAGCCCTACAAGCTCGCCATGGCCAACGCGGGAATCCAGATGGGCAAGGGCACCAACGGTTCACAGTTCTTCATCACCACCATTCCCACCGACTGGCTCCAGGGCAAGCACACCATCTTCGGTGAAGTGGCTGACGAGGAATCCAGGAAGGTCGTCGACGCCATTGAGGGTGTCCGCACCGGCATGGGCGACCGCCCGGTTGAAGACGTCACCATCAACAGCATCGACATCGAGCAGCTGTAA
- a CDS encoding glycosyltransferase family 2 protein — MPANRPSGDALNDAAEQLRVSIVIPAYNEESVIRQCLIAAIYQSVPAHEIIVVDNLSKDRTADIVRQMQLEYPESPIILLSQDREQGLIPTRNFGLDSATGDILGRIDADSIVEPDWVEQVQKAFADWSVQAATGPVVYYDMPMRRFGLKADDKMRQLMLKLAKHQYHFLFGSNMALRASAWETIRSETCRDEKDEMHEDIDLSLHLADHELPVRYWPQMVSGMSARRLEDSPRDYRYYVTRFDRTYKAHNVRKMALKAPMVVFFSVYFPAKLLRAIHTVNTAQPVRRGGQ; from the coding sequence ATGCCAGCCAATCGACCCTCTGGGGATGCCTTGAACGACGCAGCCGAACAGCTCCGCGTGTCCATCGTCATCCCGGCTTACAACGAGGAAAGCGTGATCAGGCAGTGCCTCATCGCTGCCATCTACCAGTCCGTTCCCGCCCACGAGATCATCGTGGTGGACAACCTCTCCAAAGACCGCACTGCCGACATTGTCCGCCAGATGCAGCTTGAGTACCCGGAAAGTCCCATCATCCTGCTGAGCCAGGACCGGGAGCAGGGACTGATCCCCACCCGGAACTTCGGTCTGGACAGCGCCACCGGGGACATCCTGGGTCGCATTGACGCGGACTCCATCGTGGAACCGGACTGGGTTGAGCAGGTCCAGAAGGCTTTCGCTGACTGGTCCGTCCAGGCTGCCACGGGCCCTGTGGTGTACTACGACATGCCGATGCGCCGCTTTGGGCTCAAGGCCGACGACAAAATGCGCCAGCTGATGCTCAAGCTGGCCAAGCACCAGTACCATTTCCTGTTCGGCTCCAATATGGCCCTGCGGGCCAGTGCCTGGGAGACCATCCGCTCCGAGACCTGCCGCGACGAAAAGGACGAAATGCACGAGGACATCGATTTGTCCCTGCACCTGGCCGATCATGAGCTTCCGGTACGGTACTGGCCACAAATGGTGTCCGGGATGTCGGCACGCCGGCTGGAGGATTCCCCGCGCGACTACCGCTACTACGTCACCCGTTTTGACCGGACCTATAAAGCCCACAATGTCAGGAAGATGGCGTTGAAGGCCCCCATGGTGGTCTTCTTCTCGGTATATTTCCCGGCCAAGCTCCTCCGGGCCATCCACACGGTCAACACAGCCCAGCCCGTGCGCCGCGGCGGGCAGTAG
- a CDS encoding DMT family transporter, with protein sequence MNLIIAALGVLGVASSGPLIAATLGATSVSALAIAFWRNAIGAAVMATPTLVREPRQFGMISRREFGWSSLAAVALALHFACFITSLQLTSVAAATALVCLQSAWIAVFQLFRGTRHRWQVLAGLGIAFGGVVAITGFDLGTSPQALTGDLLAVAGGALAGLYTLAGGKARQSMTTGTYTTLCYGMCAALVAVLALFAGQPLAGFEPAGWLGIAAITVCAQLVGHTAFNHLLATMSPLIVSMIILLEIPGAALLAAVFLHETLPAGTYAGLGLILAGLAVVVLGQRAAMATRRGTAPPPDRLAELGTD encoded by the coding sequence GTGAATCTGATCATCGCGGCCCTCGGCGTTCTCGGCGTCGCCTCATCGGGCCCCCTGATAGCGGCCACACTTGGCGCAACCAGCGTCAGCGCCCTGGCCATTGCCTTTTGGCGGAACGCCATCGGAGCGGCCGTCATGGCCACGCCCACCCTGGTCCGGGAGCCCCGCCAGTTCGGCATGATTTCCCGCCGCGAGTTCGGCTGGTCGTCCCTGGCCGCGGTCGCCCTCGCACTGCACTTTGCCTGCTTCATCACTTCCCTGCAGCTCACCTCCGTAGCCGCCGCAACAGCCCTGGTCTGCCTGCAGTCGGCCTGGATTGCGGTCTTCCAGCTCTTCCGCGGCACCCGGCACCGCTGGCAGGTCCTGGCCGGTCTGGGCATCGCCTTCGGCGGGGTCGTTGCCATCACCGGCTTCGACCTCGGAACCTCACCGCAGGCACTCACGGGAGACCTGCTGGCGGTGGCCGGTGGCGCACTGGCAGGCCTCTACACCCTGGCCGGGGGCAAGGCGCGGCAAAGCATGACCACCGGAACCTACACCACGCTTTGCTACGGGATGTGCGCCGCCCTCGTGGCAGTACTGGCGCTGTTCGCCGGCCAACCCCTGGCCGGGTTCGAGCCCGCAGGCTGGCTGGGAATCGCAGCCATCACCGTCTGTGCGCAGCTGGTGGGCCACACCGCATTCAACCACCTGCTGGCCACCATGAGCCCGCTCATCGTCTCCATGATCATCCTCCTGGAGATCCCCGGCGCAGCGCTGCTGGCTGCCGTGTTCCTGCACGAGACCCTGCCGGCCGGCACGTACGCCGGACTCGGCCTGATCCTGGCTGGACTCGCCGTCGTGGTCCTGGGCCAGAGGGCCGCAATGGCAACGCGGCGCGGAACGGCCCCGCCACCGGACCGGCTCGCGGAGTTGGGGACGGACTGA
- a CDS encoding DLW-39 family protein, with product MKKLLVLAAAIAGILVYRKAQESEARKTVWSKSTDTVD from the coding sequence GTGAAGAAGTTGCTTGTACTGGCAGCGGCAATCGCAGGCATCCTGGTCTACCGGAAAGCACAGGAATCCGAAGCCCGGAAAACAGTCTGGAGCAAGTCAACCGATACGGTGGACTAG
- a CDS encoding DUF3566 domain-containing protein, whose translation MSNSDSFPKPNSTVPDGNRPAGAPRVNAPVRPQQRPAAPAGAPGQRPAVPGQRPQQGDRPAQPGQRPFQGPQGQRPAPAGQRPAQGAPGQGTPGLVKPAPKAKVRRARLLISKVDPWSVLKMAFLLSVALGIVTVVAAIVLWTVLDLTGIFDQVDSLLGTLAGSESGGFELKKVASLGQVASFATIIAVVNVVLLTALSMLSAVLYNISATLVGGIGVTLTDD comes from the coding sequence GTGAGTAATTCCGACTCATTTCCCAAGCCGAACAGTACTGTTCCCGACGGGAACCGGCCTGCAGGGGCTCCCCGCGTGAACGCCCCCGTACGTCCGCAGCAGCGGCCGGCAGCCCCTGCCGGCGCTCCCGGCCAGCGACCTGCTGTCCCGGGCCAGCGGCCGCAGCAGGGAGACCGTCCCGCGCAGCCCGGCCAGCGCCCCTTCCAGGGCCCTCAGGGGCAGCGCCCGGCACCGGCGGGGCAGCGTCCCGCCCAAGGGGCCCCGGGCCAGGGGACGCCCGGCCTGGTCAAGCCGGCGCCGAAGGCCAAGGTCCGCCGGGCCCGTCTTCTGATCAGCAAGGTGGACCCGTGGTCCGTCCTGAAGATGGCGTTCCTGCTCTCCGTGGCACTGGGAATCGTTACCGTGGTGGCCGCCATTGTCCTCTGGACTGTTCTGGACCTGACCGGGATCTTCGACCAGGTGGACAGCCTGCTCGGTACGCTCGCAGGTTCTGAAAGCGGCGGCTTCGAACTGAAGAAGGTGGCCTCACTGGGACAGGTCGCCTCGTTCGCCACCATCATTGCCGTGGTCAACGTCGTCCTGTTGACGGCGCTGTCCATGCTGTCAGCTGTCCTCTACAACATTTCTGCCACCCTGGTGGGCGGCATTGGCGTTACCCTCACCGACGACTAG
- a CDS encoding rhomboid family intramembrane serine protease, which produces MSYGIPSAEPSAQVPVCPRHPDRPSYVRCQRCGRPACPDCQRAAAVGFQCVDCVNETGRSTPEVRTVYGGAVATGKPLATFGIIAACVVVYALQMLIPGDFVYKQFAYNNIFVAPQYGAFEPWRMLTSAFLHSPDSLLHILLNMYTLWIFGQALEPVLGRVRFLALYLISAVGGSVGYLLLNPVLVPGQGLVGLVGASGAIFGLFGAMLLVQRQRGGDTRQLWVLIAINGVIGFLIPHIAWQAHLGGLITGGLCAAVLAYTPRGRRQGVIQALGLAAVLALLIAVSWVRVTL; this is translated from the coding sequence ATGAGTTACGGAATTCCGTCGGCCGAGCCGTCCGCCCAGGTCCCGGTCTGTCCCCGGCACCCGGACCGGCCGTCCTACGTGCGCTGCCAGCGCTGCGGGCGCCCGGCATGCCCTGACTGCCAGCGGGCGGCCGCCGTCGGATTCCAATGCGTTGACTGCGTCAACGAAACAGGACGTTCGACGCCGGAAGTGCGGACCGTCTATGGCGGCGCCGTTGCCACCGGCAAGCCATTGGCGACGTTCGGCATCATCGCGGCCTGCGTTGTTGTTTACGCACTGCAGATGCTCATCCCGGGCGACTTCGTATACAAGCAGTTCGCCTATAACAACATTTTTGTTGCCCCGCAGTACGGTGCTTTCGAGCCTTGGCGGATGCTGACATCAGCCTTCCTCCATTCCCCGGATTCGCTGCTGCACATCCTCCTTAACATGTATACGCTCTGGATTTTCGGCCAGGCCCTCGAACCCGTTCTGGGCCGCGTCCGGTTCCTGGCGCTGTACCTGATTTCAGCGGTTGGTGGTTCAGTCGGCTACCTGCTGCTCAATCCCGTGTTGGTGCCCGGCCAAGGGCTCGTGGGGCTGGTAGGTGCTTCCGGAGCCATCTTCGGCCTTTTCGGCGCCATGCTGTTGGTTCAACGGCAGCGCGGCGGCGACACCCGCCAGCTGTGGGTCCTGATTGCCATCAACGGCGTCATTGGCTTCCTGATCCCCCACATCGCCTGGCAGGCCCACCTGGGCGGCCTCATTACGGGCGGACTGTGTGCGGCCGTCCTCGCCTACACTCCGCGCGGACGCCGCCAGGGTGTCATCCAGGCCTTGGGGCTGGCGGCCGTGCTGGCCCTGCTCATCGCTGTGAGCTGGGTGCGGGTAACTCTCTAG
- the gyrA gene encoding DNA gyrase subunit A produces the protein MSDETPEIPAPEAGTPDTVLEGDVLIDRVEQVDLQTEMQRSYLDYAMAVIVGRALPDVRDGLKPVHRRVLYAMFDGGYRPDRSFNKCARVVGEVMGQYHPHGDTAIYDALVRLIQDWTMRYPLALGQGNFGSPGNDGAAAPRYTETKMAPLAMEMVRDIDEETVDFQDNYDGKNQEPTILPARFPNLLVNGSSGIAVGMATNIPPHNLREVADGVQWYLANPGATREELLEELLVRVKGPDFPTGATILGHKGIEDAYRTGRGSVTMRAVVAVEELQGRTCLVVTELPYQANPDNLAIKIAELVKDGKISGIADLRDETSGRTGQRLVIVLKRDAVPKVVLNNLYKHTELQSNFSANMLAIVDGVPRTLSLDAFIRHWVTHQMDVIARRTRYRLRKAEEEAHILRALLKALDMLDEVIALIRASNTTEAARDGLMELLDIDELQARAILDMQLRRLAALERQKIQDRHAELEALIEEYNAILGSEQRQREIISVELGEIVDKHGDDRRTKILMGFDGDMSMEDLIPEEEMVVTITRGGYVKRTRSDNYRSQQRGGKGIKGAQLRGDDVVEHFFVTTTHHWLLFFTNLGRVYRAKAYELMEAGRDAKGQHVANLLAFQPDEHIAQVLDLKDYQQAPYLVLATKRGLVKKTRLEDYDTNRSAGVIAINLRDGDELVSAQLVSETDDLFLVSRKGQSIRFTATDDALRPMGRATSGVTGMKFREDDELLAADVVTDGSFVFVVTEGGYAKRTAVEEYRLQGRGGLGIKVGKYQEERGHLVGALIVQEEDEVLVVMEGGKVVRSSVAGVPAKGRDTMGVIFAKPDKNDRIIEVARNSERGLEDEESSGDDVTLAEDGGTAGESAEPAVAEESPAVESEDASGDAEPNEDNTEVTSE, from the coding sequence ATGAGCGACGAAACCCCCGAGATTCCCGCCCCCGAGGCCGGGACTCCGGACACCGTTCTTGAAGGCGACGTGCTGATCGACCGTGTGGAACAAGTGGACCTGCAGACCGAAATGCAGCGTTCCTACCTGGACTACGCCATGGCCGTCATCGTGGGCCGTGCCCTTCCGGACGTCCGCGACGGCCTCAAGCCCGTGCACCGCCGAGTCCTGTACGCGATGTTCGACGGCGGCTACCGCCCCGACCGGTCCTTCAACAAGTGCGCCCGCGTGGTGGGCGAGGTCATGGGCCAGTACCACCCGCATGGCGACACCGCCATCTACGACGCCCTGGTCCGCCTCATCCAGGACTGGACCATGCGCTACCCGCTGGCCCTTGGCCAGGGCAACTTCGGTTCGCCCGGCAACGACGGCGCAGCGGCACCCCGGTACACCGAAACCAAGATGGCACCGCTCGCCATGGAAATGGTCCGGGATATCGACGAGGAAACCGTCGATTTCCAGGACAACTACGACGGCAAGAACCAGGAACCCACCATCCTGCCGGCAAGGTTCCCCAACCTGCTGGTGAATGGCTCCTCGGGCATTGCCGTTGGCATGGCCACCAACATCCCGCCGCACAACCTCCGGGAAGTTGCCGACGGCGTGCAGTGGTACCTGGCCAACCCCGGCGCCACCCGGGAAGAACTGCTCGAGGAACTGCTGGTGCGGGTCAAGGGCCCCGACTTCCCAACCGGCGCCACCATCCTGGGCCACAAGGGCATCGAGGACGCCTACCGGACCGGCCGCGGTTCGGTCACCATGCGCGCAGTGGTTGCGGTTGAGGAACTGCAGGGCCGCACCTGCCTGGTGGTCACGGAGCTCCCGTACCAGGCCAACCCTGACAACCTGGCCATCAAGATCGCCGAACTGGTCAAGGACGGCAAGATCTCAGGCATCGCCGACCTCCGGGACGAAACCTCCGGCCGCACCGGCCAGCGCCTGGTGATCGTCCTCAAGCGCGATGCAGTGCCCAAGGTGGTGCTCAACAACCTTTACAAACACACAGAGCTGCAGAGCAACTTCTCCGCCAACATGCTCGCCATCGTGGACGGCGTTCCGCGGACACTCAGCCTCGATGCGTTCATCCGGCACTGGGTAACCCACCAGATGGACGTCATTGCGCGCCGTACCCGTTACCGCCTGCGCAAGGCGGAAGAGGAAGCCCACATCCTCCGTGCCCTCCTTAAGGCACTGGACATGCTGGACGAGGTCATTGCCCTGATCCGTGCTTCCAACACCACCGAAGCCGCACGCGACGGATTGATGGAACTGCTGGATATCGACGAGCTGCAGGCCCGGGCCATCCTGGACATGCAGCTGCGGCGCCTGGCCGCCCTGGAACGCCAAAAGATCCAGGACCGGCACGCCGAACTTGAAGCCCTGATCGAGGAGTACAACGCGATCCTGGGCTCCGAGCAGCGCCAGCGCGAGATCATCAGCGTCGAACTGGGCGAAATCGTTGACAAGCACGGTGACGACCGCCGGACCAAGATCCTGATGGGCTTTGATGGCGACATGTCCATGGAGGACCTCATCCCCGAAGAGGAGATGGTGGTCACCATCACCCGCGGCGGCTACGTCAAGCGCACCCGCAGCGACAACTACCGGTCGCAGCAGCGCGGTGGCAAGGGTATCAAGGGTGCCCAGCTTCGGGGTGACGATGTAGTGGAGCACTTCTTCGTGACCACCACCCACCACTGGCTGTTGTTCTTCACCAACCTGGGCCGGGTCTACCGTGCCAAGGCGTACGAGTTGATGGAAGCGGGCCGGGACGCCAAGGGCCAGCACGTGGCCAACCTGCTGGCATTCCAGCCGGATGAGCACATTGCGCAGGTCCTTGACCTGAAGGACTACCAGCAGGCGCCGTACCTGGTCCTGGCCACCAAGAGGGGCCTGGTGAAGAAGACCAGGCTGGAGGACTATGACACCAACCGTTCCGCAGGCGTAATCGCCATCAACCTGCGCGACGGCGATGAACTGGTCTCCGCCCAGCTTGTGTCGGAAACCGACGACCTCTTCCTGGTGTCCCGCAAGGGCCAGTCCATCCGCTTCACCGCTACGGACGACGCGCTGCGCCCCATGGGGCGTGCCACCTCGGGTGTGACCGGCATGAAGTTCCGTGAGGACGATGAACTCCTGGCTGCCGACGTGGTCACCGACGGCTCATTCGTGTTCGTCGTAACTGAGGGCGGCTACGCCAAGCGTACGGCCGTGGAGGAATACCGCCTCCAGGGCCGCGGCGGCCTGGGCATCAAGGTGGGCAAGTACCAGGAAGAGCGCGGGCACCTCGTGGGGGCGCTCATTGTCCAGGAGGAGGATGAAGTCCTGGTGGTCATGGAGGGCGGCAAGGTTGTCCGCTCCTCCGTTGCCGGTGTCCCGGCCAAGGGCCGTGACACCATGGGCGTCATCTTCGCCAAGCCGGACAAGAACGACCGGATCATTGAGGTGGCACGCAACAGCGAACGCGGTCTTGAGGACGAGGAATCCTCGGGGGATGACGTAACGTTGGCTGAAGATGGCGGGACCGCTGGGGAATCCGCCGAGCCAGCAGTGGCAGAAGAATCACCGGCCGTTGAGTCAGAGGACGCCTCGGGCGACGCTGAGCCGAACGAAGACAACACGGAGGTAACGAGTGAGTAA